One part of the Sardina pilchardus chromosome 5, fSarPil1.1, whole genome shotgun sequence genome encodes these proteins:
- the ubash3ba gene encoding ubiquitin-associated and SH3 domain-containing protein B, giving the protein MAAKDDLYAKVTPRRQRQARPGTVKHGSSLDVLLSMGFPKTRALKALVSTGGRNVQAACDWLFSHVDDPFLDDPLPREYVLYLRPSGPLLHQLAHFWQQSRGTCGKNKAHNIFPHITLCQFFMCEDAKVEALCEALQTTVGQWKGRFPNPLPLELYTSSNFIGLFVDEQVAEVLKTFALDFANEAAAKADAHVEPHKKQLHVTLAYHFQTNHLSSLEKLAKGIDVAQGCDWLAVLFSRDIRFANHETLRVMYPYAPQNEDELELVPGDFIFTSPVEQGSASEGWVYGTSLGTGLSGLLPENYVSRADECDTWIFHGSHSFLNSTSPTNMGGALGGLLLDGQLDGRLLDDPSPIDPTGLFCQPMQMLRPISNSQSRLPKRTLFVCRHGERMDVVFGKHWISQCFDAKGRYVRSNLNMPASLPARTGGYRDYDKDCSITVFGSTQARLIGEALLESQTGIDFVYCSPSLRCVQTAHHILRGLQQEGKTKIRVEPGLFEWTKWVSGTSLPSWIPPADLAAASLSVDTTYRPHIPISKLGVSESYDTYISRSFQVTREILSDCKNLGNTVLIVAHASSLEACTRQMQGLSPQNSKDFVQVVRKIPYLGFCACEEIGETGVWQLVDPPILPLTHGPNHTFNWRETLLQD; this is encoded by the exons GTTGAAAGCATTGGTTTCAACTGGGGGCAGAAATGTACAAGCTGCCTGTGACTG GCTCTTCTCCCATGTGGACGACCCGTTCCTGGACGACCCGTTGCCCAGGGAGTACGTGCTGTACCTGCGGCCCAGTGGGCCTCTGCTCCACCAGCTCGCCCACTTCTGGCAGCAGAGCCGCGGCACGTGCGGGAAGAACAAGGCCCACAACATCTTCCCTCACATCACGCTCTGCCAGTTCTTCATG TGTGAGGATGCCAAGGTGGAGGCGCTGTGCGAGGCGCTGCAGACCACGGTGGGCCAGTGGAAGGGCCGCTTCCCCAACCCGCTGCCCCTGGAGCTCTACACCTCCTCCAACTTCATCGGCCTCTTCGTGGACGAGCAGGTGGCCGAGGTGCTCAAGACCTTCGCCTTGGACTTTGCCAACGAGGCGGCGGCAAAAGCAG ATGCCCACGTGGAGCCACATAAGAAgcagcttcatgttactcttgCATACCACTTCCAGACCAATCACTTGTCTTCGTTAGAAAAGCTGGCCAAGGGCATCGACGTAGCGCAAGGCTGCGATTGGCTAGCCGTGCTCTTCTCCCGGGACATCCGGTTCGCCAATCATGAG ACTCTGCGGGTGATGTACCCGTACGCGCCACAGAACGAGGACGAGCTGGAGCTGGTGCCGGGGGACTTCATCTTCACGTCTCCCGTGGAGCAGGGCAGTGCCAGCGAGGGCTGGGTCTACGGGACCTCGCTGGGCACGGGGCTGTCTGGCCTGCTGCCCGAAAACTATGTCAGTCGGGCAGATGAGTGCGACACCTGGATCTTCCATGG GTCCCACTCTTTCCTCAACAGCACCTCCCCCACCAACATGGGCGGGGCTTTAGGCGGGCTGCTCCTAGATGGTCAGCTAGATGGCCGTCTCCTGGACGACCCGAGTCCTATCGACCCCACTGGTCTGTTTTGTCAACCTATGCAG ATGCTTCGGCCAATCAGCAACAGCCAATCTAGGCTGCCCAAGAGGACCCTGTTTGTGTGTCGCCACGGCGAGAGAATGGACGTGGTGTTCGGGAAACACTGGATCTCCCAGTGCTTTGATGCCAAAG GTCGATACGTACGGTCCAATCTCAACATGCCGGCTAGTCTTCCAGCGAGAACTGGCGGCTACAGGGACTACGATAAGGACTGCTCTATCACTGTGTTTGGGTCGACACAGGCTCGCCTCATAG GTGAGGCTCTCCTAGAGAGTCAAACAGGCATAGACTTTGTGTACTGCTCCCCCTCACTGCGCTGTGTGCAAACAGCCCATCACATCCTGCGAG GTCTCCAGCAGGAAGGGAAGACTAAGATCCGTGTGGAGCCGGGGCTGTTTGAGTGGACTAAGTGGGTCTCGGGTACCTCCCTGCCTTCCTGGATACCCCCTGCCGACCTGGCAGCTGCCAGCCTGAGTGTGGATACAACGTATAG ACCTCATATACCCATTAGCAAACTTGGCGTGTCCGAGTCCTACGACACCTACATCAGCCGGAGCTTCCAGGTGACGCGGGAGATCCTCAGCGATTGCAAAAACCTCG GAAACACAGTGCTGATAGTGGCCCACGCTTCCTCCCTGGAGGCCTGCACGCGGCAGATGCAGGGCCTCAGCCCACAGAATTCCAAGGACTTTGTGCAAGTGGTCCGAAAG ATCCCCTACCTGGGCTTCTGCGCATGCGAGGAGATCGGCGAGACGGGCGTGTGGCAGCTGGTGGACCCGCCCATCCTGCCCCTGACCCACGGGCCCAACCACACCTTCAACTGGCGCGAGACTTTGCTGCAGGACTGA